A genome region from Clostridiales bacterium includes the following:
- a CDS encoding Crp/Fnr family transcriptional regulator codes for MQDCRHCESHKSCIEHVPIFGSLSHEEMLEVVQIASSRSLDKGEMVYRAGDAGGTLFVLHTGRVKLFRLNVNGREQVLHVIGAGEFIGELSLFSLLPLTDNAQALESSTMCVLQGAKLKELMTKYPSIAFKVMDVLSRRLEKAESRIEAISLSSVTHRVAGALLELSGGKREVILPMTKGDLASQLGMSQETLSRKLAEFQKEGLIELKGQRKILIKKKPELEEIGIKL; via the coding sequence ATGCAAGATTGTCGCCACTGTGAAAGTCATAAAAGCTGTATCGAGCACGTGCCCATCTTTGGTAGCCTCAGTCATGAGGAAATGCTGGAAGTCGTTCAGATCGCCTCTTCGAGGAGCCTGGACAAGGGTGAAATGGTATACCGGGCAGGTGATGCAGGCGGGACTCTCTTTGTCCTCCACACCGGGCGGGTAAAGCTATTTCGCCTGAATGTCAACGGTAGGGAACAAGTCCTTCATGTGATCGGGGCGGGAGAGTTTATAGGTGAGCTCTCCCTGTTCAGTTTACTGCCGCTGACCGACAATGCCCAAGCTCTGGAAAGCTCCACCATGTGTGTGCTTCAGGGGGCAAAGCTCAAGGAGCTGATGACGAAATATCCGTCAATTGCCTTCAAGGTGATGGATGTGCTGTCACGCCGGCTGGAAAAAGCGGAGAGCCGGATCGAGGCCATCAGCTTGAGCTCGGTAACGCATCGGGTGGCCGGTGCTCTGCTGGAGTTGTCGGGCGGCAAAAGGGAAGTAATTTTGCCCATGACCAAGGGTGATCTTGCCTCGCAACTCGGTATGAGTCAGGAAACCTTAAGCCGCAAGCTTGCCGAATTTCAGAAGGAAGGGTTGATCGAACTTAAAGGGCAACGGAAAATCCTGATCAAGAAAAAGCCTGAGCTGGAGGAAATTGGCATCAAATTATGA